One genomic window of Desulfuromonas sp. AOP6 includes the following:
- the flgB gene encoding flagellar basal body rod protein FlgB, translating to MSNLGLFDKTVGLLHKVLDLRDRNQKVIASNIANADTPGYSPARLEFEEQLRQAIRHPGVTPAMTHPAHFPIGNGRLEQVQGTLIRTPDRSGIGDGNGVNVDQEMVALAENQILYEAAVQSLNKKMGLLKYVAGDGR from the coding sequence ATGTCGAATCTGGGACTATTCGATAAAACGGTAGGACTTCTTCACAAGGTGCTCGATCTTCGTGACCGGAACCAGAAGGTGATCGCCTCGAATATCGCCAACGCGGACACGCCCGGCTATTCACCGGCCCGCCTTGAATTCGAAGAACAGTTGCGGCAGGCCATCAGACATCCCGGCGTCACACCGGCGATGACCCATCCCGCCCATTTTCCCATTGGCAACGGCCGTCTGGAACAGGTGCAGGGCACCCTCATCCGCACGCCCGATCGCTCGGGAATCGGCGATGGCAATGGCGTGAACGTCGATCAGGAGATGGTGGCTCTGGCAGAAAACCAGATTTTGTATGAAGCGGCGGTACAGTCTCTCAACAAGAAGATGGGACTGTTGAAATATGTGGCCGGCGACGGCCGCTGA